aagcaaaattataatGGGAAGAAAGTGACATTAAAAGCCCTGGAAAAGTTCATCACACACACTGCTCATCACATGACCTTTACACACACTACATACAACTCACCACATGGTCAGGGTCTATTTTCAGAGCATTCTCAAAAGCTTGTCGTGCTTCTGCCATGTGTTTTTGTTCTAAATGTACGACTCCAAGCTGCAACATGCATAAGACACTGTATATTACTGAGATTTGGATAAAACATCAGTTACTCACCGGTTACATCAAtggacttaaaaaataaaaatcgttactactaatatataaataaagttaacaTCCTGCCAaacttaatttttcaaaattgttcaTGCAACAGAAtgtatattaaaagaaaattggaaTGAAATGTAAAGACCTtcacacagaaattaaaaagtgcAACATCCATATTTAGTTGTGAACATTTTCAGAAACTGAAGACAGAATGGAGGGGAATTTTGTAGTTAGCTATGAAGACAGAATAGAGGGAGCTGTAGTTAGCTATGAAGCAAGGAATGACAATGGATGAGACAACTGCTGTAAAAGCCCTGACACACTGAGGGAATGAGACAAATGCTAAAAGCCCTGACATACAGAGTGGAAATGGCCAAAGGAAAAGGAGCAATAGATAAAAAAATGGTTACGTCCCCTTCTGATTgtatcttgtaaaaaaaataataatccactaaatattttatccactaaataaaacataaaaacaaagatttgagATCTCCTTGTTACCTACATAGCAACAGCAATTTTAAAaggtggaagaaaaagaaatcaatagTTATCTCTGCAGGAATGCTGACAGTCATTTATCGCAAAGAAGCAAAGCAGAACATAAATatagaaagtacagaactctgctgcacgtctggtgcttagaactaggaaacgggaccataAATCactcttttcctttgttttcctcactggctacccatccattCTCACATCCAgttcaaactgtctgtgctgtgttttaatttctttctctacttttctacttcctactcgtcttcctcggCTAAATCCTTACACTCTGTTCTTTTTACCTGATTcatctttgcgttttctatatttgtcttttattagtaaTCAGTACTATTGTTCAACCTTCCATTCCTTAGTATGTTGTCCGTGCCTCATGTTTGTCTCAAGCTCTAAGAGAGCATTCTTTTACAAGCatgagtatgcactatacaGTTCAcaactttattatcattattattacttagagaTATAAGTCAAGGACTATATTACAGAAGGAACATGTAGTCATTTGCCATTAAGaccaataataaaatataataggtGGAGCTGTGTACAAAGAACTTCAAACTCTGCCTAAAACTGTAGGAATAATAGAGGCAAGTATGacaaatgacaagaaaactCACATTGAAATGGAGATCAGCGTTTCGTGGCTCTACACGAATGGCATCTTCATACGTGTGTTGCGCATCCGCTATTCTGAAAAAGGAAtgtcaatatttaaattttgccATATAAACATCCCCTTTAAATACAGGAATTTCCTCATATTTTAGATATGTAATAGTTAATAATATTCTGCTTATTCATTTATAGTCTGTCATGATGCTCTTACTCTGATGAACTATTTTCTAGGCTGATAGATGGCTAGAAGGCTGCATCTAGTTCGTCCATTTCTACCtgtctgtgaaaataaaaatctcttaAGCTGATATGTACCCTGATAAGAATTTGTTATTAGCTGTTCCTACACTCCTGTCTAGCTAATTTTACAAAGATGTCTGTCTCCTAAATGTAAGCCTTTATACACCTACCTGCCCAGTTTTACAAAGATGTCTCCCAAGTTGATATAGGCTTCTATGAAGTCTGTTCTCATGGAAATAGCTTGCTGGAGTagctgtccaaaaaaaaaaaactttatcacTTGCTTGCAAATGAATGGTCTCATTTTATCAATGCATCACCATAGATGCTAGGAAGGCTGACTTCTACCTTAAGGAGGCAAAGACTGGTTCAACTCTGGAGAAGATGAGGAGCAGACCTGGTGTCGGTTATTATAATTAAACCAGATTTATAATAGTGCAATTTTCAATCAAAGAATCAACTCAATGCCCTTTCCACAGACTAATAAACTTCAAAACAGATTGATACAAAAACTGGGTTTAAACAGAGACCAAACATTAACAAACAATTACACAGAGatattgcaataaataaaaatacaaggaagaaaacaaaatgctgcACACAAGCATGAACAGAACATCTAAAAGATAACAGTAAGAGTTGTGGTGAGGTGGAGTCTACAGCTGTAAGCTGTACCATTTGATGAATGTCAGCAGACATAGTCACAGTGCACACAAGTCAAGACGCCCAAagcatgcatgaatgcatgctCACATGGCAACAAAGACAAGCAGACATATGACTACCCATGTCTGGCATGTACACACAGATTGCTGGCAGAGGTATCGCCTCAACACAAAGGCTGTGCACAACAGTTCACAAGACAGAAGGTTGCAGTCCTTACGCACCAATGAAGTCATTTTGTTGGAAAAGGAACTGGTCTTGATTATGTATAATTAATGGCAATCCTTTATCCCTAATAATGGCAGCCTTTATCCCTAATCTAactctttacaaaatattagcCTGCTGCAACTTTTGCCCATCCTGTAAAGAGGGATAAGAAGGGAGCTGACTAGCTGAACAATGGCAGGCAAAACGCTGTAGACAAAACTTTATTATAGTCTACTGACCAACCTCTTTTAACAGCTTAGCAGGTGTGTAAAGAAGTGTTATTTGAAGTCTCTTAAAGCATGTCCAATTGTGCTAATCAATActagatttttatttctaaaaaaatcatttgcttATATATGTAAGTAGTCTCACATTCCTGGCTTCCTCCAAGCGGTGAGGATCTTTCGATACAAGGTTGGCCAGGTTCAAGTAAGCATTCAGGTGGTTGGGTGCGACCCGAGCAGTGTAACTTCGACCTGATAAAGAAGTTCTTAAATTTAAGGGTCTTACACATATTTCTTTATGgcttcaaaagacaaaaatagatgTTTTGGGACTagatgtgatatatatatatatcatatggGTGCACATACACccatataatataaatatacacacacatctgtgtATGGGAGGAGGTTTGGTGGGGGAACATCATGAATTGCAAGATAGTGTATATGATGACAACagtcaacaaacaaatgaaagggTGTAATCACCTTAGATCACTAAAGGATGTTACCACCAAGAATTGACAAGGCTAAGAAATGAGAAGTAGTGGAACTAAAAATAAGTTATTGGAAGGATGAAGGTCACAGATGattgaaaggaaagataaaagtaCATagctgcaataaaataaaaaacagaacgCTGGCTGGCCTTTTATGATCGGAGGAAAGAGACTGATGGCTCTGCGATATGCTGCCTTCAGCTGGTTGACTGAGGTTGAGGTTGTTGTAGGTTCTTCCAACGTTGATGTGAGCACCAATGTCATCAGGCTGCACACTTCACAAATACAAATGGTAACAAGGTATCATCAAAGAAGCAAAGTGAAAACATAGTTTTCTGGTTTTCAAGAACTTGCCAGAACACAAGCACTAATAAACCATAGCAAACAATGTGCAAATTTCTCCCAGCATTTTTGTAAAATCCTTTGCTTTGAGAAGTAGGGAGAATGAAATAATGATTTGTGCAAAAGACACTTTGTATGAGTACTCTCTTTCCATGTACCTTGCTGCCTTCTCAAAGTAGTCTAGTGCCTCCTGGTACTTCTCCACCTTCTCCAGGGCATGGCCCACATTGTTCCAGAGCTTAGCATTGTCCTGGTTAACTTTCAGGGCTGATCGGAACAAAGAGTACTCTGACATCctgaaaaaagttgaaatcaTCACGAACACATTGTTTACATACAAcgtcaaaagatttttttaactttaactttTTGGATTGTAACCAAATGCATATTTACAATCTTTGAGTCCCTCAAAGTGATGAGTGCTGCTGTGAAAAAGACCTTTAGACTGTGAAGGAGTTTGtgagaaagtaaaagaatgaCTTTGTGACAAGATGAACGACTGTAAATAAGTCAGATATGACCAGATACAAGACTGTATATGATAGACTAATTATGAAAAGCTTGATAGCAGACACAATCATATGCCCTTGTTATCATTtcataaatgcataaaatatatttcatagtGAGAGCTTGTAGCTGTATTTAGCCTGGCTTACTGGCCTGCTAAATGTGCAGAGTGTCGTCTAACATGTGGAGAGACAGGTCAGAGTGAAAGTTTGTCATAATGTTTTGCTGTAGTCTCTAGCCATTAATTAACAAAAGGACAAGTCTGTGAGTCATGCTCAGTTTCTCACAGTCCTTTCTAGTCATTAACCAGACAAGCAATACCTATGAGCATTGTCCTCTGTAGAGGAGATCCTGTCAACAAAGAAAACCACGAAAGCCTGAGAGGCTTTccaagagaaaaacaaaaatgaaggcATGTAAGCATGGCTCACTCACCAATCGTAATTCCTGACAAAGGTCTTGGCACTGTGGCACAACAATAGCAGTGTCATCAGCAGGTACATCAGACCTCGTAGACACCTAGACACAACACCATCATCATTAGCATCTTTATCAAGCCTCTCAGACACCTATGCAAGTCCCAATGCATCATACAATTTCaataatgtaaattaaaaattcctTGACTTACcttgtgtacatgcatgcatgtgtgtgtgtatacaggCGTTCATGCATATACATGTTCAACATAAATGTAATACATTCTCACTGTCAAAAGCACAGTTTCATTTGTCCACAAGGCTCATTTACACGAGGCTATCTGACCATCTGACAGCACCTGACCTACAGAAATATGATCTGCAGTAAACTATACAAAGTCTGTATCTCACTTTCTGTTCTCTATGATGATATGAAAGCCAAGGGCCACTAGAAGACAGAAGCCCAGGCTTGGCGTGTAAAGAATTCGCTCGGCAACAACAAAGCCCACAGGGAAGAAGAGGTTGGAGGCTGGAATAAATGGAAGCACCAAGAAGGACAGGCTCTGAAACAGTGAGCAGTACATGTGAACGGTATCTGTAAATAGAACATGTGAACAACGTatgcaaacaatatttataaacagtaaacacagaCAGTCTACAGTGCAAATGGACAGTATGTTATGAAAGTGGAAAGTGAACATGATGATGGACAACAATCAGCAAAAACAGACAAGACAAAATGAGGCAGAGAACagtaaatgtgtatatgtgaggCAACAGACACCAGACACACGGAACAGCAGCTGATTCATAGTGTTGGGTGAATAAAAGCTCTAGAATGATATGGCAATCAATGTAGCGGACAGGTAAATGCACATAGTGTGGGGTGGACTAATGCTCTAAAATATGGCTATCAAAATAGTGGGCAGGtgaatgcacacaaacaaaggGACAGAATTGTTTGTTTAGCTAGTCTGCTaatgcaataaaatgtaaaagtatcAGCAATATTATCTTATGTCAGCACCAGAGCATACAAACAAGTGCTAGCTCTTAAAATCTATCAGttaactttaaacatttctttagaaTAGGCCAAGAGGCTGAAAGGCTGAAAAATGATCTATTTGACAAGAATTACCATGATGATTGCCCGAGAACGTCTTGTCTGCTCAAACAAAGCATAAACAGTAAAACTTCCAAGGACCAGATAGAAGGCTAGCGTTGCAAGGTTGCGCATGTccacaagggaggtaatgaTTGGAATGGTGCCCATGGTCCAGTCACAGCAGAGACCACTGGGATTCAACAGCAGCCAGGCGTTTACAGGCAGGAGATAATTCAACGTCAGTTGTCTTGCTGGAGAAGGCGACACTGAGGCTGGATTGTCAAACCTGAATATATCAGGGGGAGAAAAGTATGCAAGTTTTTGTTGAGAGAACAGGTGAGATAATACTGCACTCAGTTGCCACATATATACAAGTATGATGTccaaaaatgtacaaagaatatatacataaattatATGTTTGTTAAAGCATAAAGgatgcatacaaacataaattatatatgAGGAGcagtcaaataaaacaaagcaaatacaaGCCCAGGTCCACTACTTTTCATTTGAGTgccccataaaaaaaaatagatatataatgtttacaaatacaaaGGATGAATAGAAACACAAAGGATATCAGACACATGGGATTAGCGCTATATCATGCTCACTTTGTAAAGACTGGAAGCTGGGCCCCCATGACCTTGATGCGAGCAAAGAGCAAGAAGAGTGTTGAAAAAACTAGGAACCCAGCTCGCATGATCGACGTCtgcagccaaccagccagctTGGGCTTCCCTTGAATCACGCTGGTCAACATCCATAGCAACTCTGACATTGTGGCCTGTCAGACAGTAATTAGACAACGACAATGACCAGCTTTATTTGTCCCAGCGGGCAATTTGAACattagaacagatgtggacaatactgttcagactattcctatcatggacagagagattgcgaaaccagcatacaaaagaaaaagacaaaagactctcaataaatgACTTATAGAAACGGCCTAAGATTGtttgactaactgaaaaactatttaggCTTACACAGAAGGTATATTCTTTGTTGGCCAAGTTTAACAATGTGTTCAGTGGCATGTGAGACATCCAAAGCAGTACATTTGCAAATATGGATGTGCTACAACTTATAACATACCCTTTCAAACAGTGTGAATTCAAGACAACATACATCAGCTTTCAGTTACGATCTTTTTTCACACCTGGGTACTGATGGAGACTCTAGTATATGTGTATTCCCTTTCTCAGACTGATGCAAacacatacaaagaaacactcaatatagacatacacacaaagagaacAAGAGACCAGGCAAAGGATGAAAGACAATGAGCACCGGTGTTACTTACTCTCTGGGCTACAAAGACTtcatacacacagcacacacctATCACGGTAATGCCCTGTTCCTTGCATATTACAGCCACTGTCACCAGAATCACTGTCATAATCAGGGGTCGCCATGCTGTGAAATACAAGgaacagaaagaacagaatCAATAAAGTGGCAGCTACAGCAATAATTACTGCAATATTGGCACTGTGGAACTACATCTTGTGATAAAAGATTATCTCTCTCAGACTGGAAAATACTAGCCCTGTAATCTAACCCCCACTCCCCACAAAATGTGGTCAATACCCTGTCAACTGTTTTACAGTTCACTTTACAAAGGATCAGTGCACACTATTCAAGTCTCCCAGTATTAGTATATTAGTGAGTCCTTTAAAAGAAATACCAATAGGAGATCTGTATCCTGTGCACTTGGAATACATCAGAAAGGCTGCCAAGAAGAAGATGGAAGACAAGCACTCTGCTCTGCCTACTACCCCAGTTACCTGTAAAACAAATGATGGTATCAGATGGTAGTCTGTATACTACCTCAGTTATTTGTCATAACAGAAATACACACCAAGGACAGGCTGATTATTTCATCCTTCTAccccatcaacacacacactcttataCACATACAGGACTAAAAGTTTGAAACAAGAATGTGTGATAACACCATTCAAAAACACAGTTAGTTATTTCCCAATATGACTGCCAACATGTTTGTCACTGAAGTTCAAGTCCTTGGGGTTACATTTACAGGTTGCATTGCTTGGATTTAAACCACATTTTAATGTTGGAGTCAACAGACCACCACTCTGCTGAGTGGCTAATCATGCAGGTCATGGAGGTCAGTCAAGTGCATCTCTAGAACATGACAGGGAATGGGCAGAAGGGTGGTGAAGCCACCCCAGCTAAGTccagattaaaaataaaaatgggagAGTACTCACAGCTTCTGTATGAACTGGGTGAACAGCAAACAACATGGCTGCAAGAAAACTGGTACTCTCCTTGACAAACATATTGCACACTCTGCAACAGtcaaaattaacataaaaataaaaaccactaCCCCAGATACCTGTAAAAGAAACGATAGTAACACTTTGAATCAGAAAATATCACTTCAACAGATGTTTTACAGGAAAGCACTATATTACAAACCCAATTGTTCTCCTGAGATGGAATGTCCAAATAACCAAATAGTGATGGTTTATGGATAATATGTAAAATGATTATCTAGTGCAGACAACAAAAGAACAGGGGTTTTATCGATTGAAAAAATGGTTCTCCTGCTACTGAACAACACAGTTCAGTTGGTTCTCAGGATGCTTATCACTAAAAGATTATATATAGTCTCCAATTgcttaatgaaaacaaataaaataaaggaaaatatgaaACAGAATGACGACAGTCAGGTGATGGTTGACCAGGTAAATGGCAAAACAAGGCTGGCAACATTGACCAAGTGTCATTTACTTCATAAACAAGATACAAACAATGATGTATTGTACAACACTGACCAGGCGCCCTCACTACAAATACAAGATGCGATGGCATCTGGTACAACACTGAACAAGTGAAACTCACTTCATAAACAAGATACACACGATGGCATGGAGTACAACATTGACCAGGTGGTAGGTCATGGGCTCCAGTTCACTCAGCATATAGTTAAAACGGAATGTCAGAACACACAGCGGCCGATAGGACTTGTGACTTTTTTCCTACAGCATACCAACAGACAAAAGATATTATAAAGTTTAATTGCACCACACTTATGTTTCACAGACACTAGTGTTTTTGAGCTCATGatatataaaacagaagaaattttttttaaatccagcaTGAAGCTGTCTTTTACATGAAATAGTCTTTTTCTCTTCACAAGGACATGAAAGTCCAAGGGTTCATCCAAAGCCAAAATGTTACACTTTAATGCCCCATCTAGAGATTCTGTACAAGGTAATACCACATACAATGTTCAAGATAATACCACATACAATGTACTTAAGAAAGTAGATATGTCACCTTGTGCATAGGTGTTCCCCAGAAGTCATTCCAGAAGAGGTCTGTGATAGGTGTTTTTGGTCGCAAGTCCTGGTTCTCAACTATTGCAGACATGTCATCAAAGACAAAACCACAGTCCAGTGCATTGTGGTAGATAGCTAGTGTAGTGACTACCAAAATAATGCTGTGCAATGTGAACTGTTCCATTTTTCTTGCCAGCTGCTTTACTTTCTATTTCAGCTCAGTCATTTGGTCACCACTCCTCAAATTTTCTGAAATCACACaggcaaaatgtttctttaaaccCACCGGATGTTAATATTCCATatatttccattttgtttttctgatatAATTAGACATTCAGTCATTAGTCAACCTATTCATTCACACATGGACAGTATTTGTACTGTGTTTCGTAGGAGTATAGATGGCTGGATCAGTCAGTATAGTGATGTATGTTTTTCAAcgttaacaaaacaaaaagtctaaCCTCCCTTCCCCCTCACAAATAAATCGGTGCGTCTCTCTTCTTCTGCGGAAACGCACTATGTGAACTGAAAATTCTGAGGCGTTTGTTATGCACAAGCCCTGCTACCTGAGCGTGTGCCAACTCGCTGGATTGACAAACGGGTTAGGGAGAgatcaaaaaaatatatatatacacatgcaacCATCACCTTGCTCTGTGATAGTTTAAAAGGTCAGGGATGCTATACTTGCTAATCCACCTGTGAAGAAGCTGGCGGCTCACCTGAAGCGTCTGCTGGCGGCCGCCATGTTGGGGACGTCAATGCTGAGCGCTGTCTGTCAGTTTCGTACACACTCTATTTTTAGCATCTTTACCTGCAGAACGACATTCCTGGCTTCTGCCTGTCAGGTAGCCCGTGTTTGTGGCTTTGACTTGTGACACTCATCATTCTGCTTGTTTGCAGCACTTGAAATGTTAAAACGTGTACCTCTGGGTAGCAAAACTGTGCCCCGTAATTCTCAGGTTACGGATGAAAGTCTGCAGTTGAAACACTGGTGAATGGCTTGACACAACCATGGTGACATATATACATGttcaaacaacaataacaaaaagctacagcaactgcagcaacaacaaaaacaaaaagaaaggcTGTGTTTCTCACGCCGCCCCTCCTTCACTCTCTATATGACGGATATGAGACGGAGTCTAggaacgaaaaacaaaaaagtatttaaagcAAACCTTCACAGTTTGGGATGTAGATACAACTATACATGTACATTTCACCGAGTCATACATATCTATCTTGGGatcatttaaatttgttatttaagtGCTTAGAGTAAGAGAGATAACATTTAAATCAGGAGGATGTGTTCAAgattgcttgtgtgtgtgttttgatagCCAACTCtgtttgtgtacgtgtgcgcgcgctcgtgtGCACCCACGCATGTCATATAACTAAGTGTGGGCGTGACAGAAATCTCTTTTCCGTAGATTCTCGGATATGGGAGACCGAGACAGTTGGAAACTGGGTGAACTGGAGTTAAAAGCACAGTGAAACAAC
The sequence above is a segment of the Pomacea canaliculata isolate SZHN2017 linkage group LG6, ASM307304v1, whole genome shotgun sequence genome. Coding sequences within it:
- the LOC112566023 gene encoding LOW QUALITY PROTEIN: transmembrane and TPR repeat-containing protein 3-like (The sequence of the model RefSeq protein was modified relative to this genomic sequence to represent the inferred CDS: deleted 1 base in 1 codon), which codes for MEQFTLHSIILVVTTLAIYHNALDCGFVFDDMSAIVENQDLRPKTPITDLFWNDFWGTPMHKEKSHKSYRPLCVLTFRFNYMLSELEPMTYHLVNVVLHAIVCILFMKVCNMFVKESTSFLAAMLFAVHPVHTEAVTGVVGRAECLSSIFFLAAFLMYSKCTGYRSPIAWRPLIMTVILVTVAVICKEQGITVIGVCCVYEVFVAQRATMSELLWMLTSVIQGKPKLAGWLQTSIMRAGFLVFSTLFLLFARIKVMGAQLPVFTKFDNPASVSPSPARQLTLNYLLPVNAWLLLNPSGLCCDWTMGTIPIITSLVDMRNLATLAFYLVLGSFTVYALFEQTRRSRAIIMSLSFLVLPFIPASNLFFPVGFVVAERILYTPSLGFCLLVALGFHIIIENRKCLRGLMYLLMTLLLLCHSAKTFVRNYDWMSEYSLFRSALKVNQDNAKLWNNVGHALEKVEKYQEALDYFEKAASVQPDDIGAHINVGRTYNNLNLSQPAEGSYRRAISLFPPIIKGRSYTARVAPNHLNAYLNLANLVSKDPHRLEEARNLLQQAISMRTDFIEAYINLGDIFVKLGRIADAQHTYEDAIRVEPRNADLHFNLGVVHLEQKHMAEARQAFENALKIDPDHVQSLYNSAILMQEGGNPKDREEAVRRLHKLEQGDPRDPKIFFNSAMLAMDEKNFMAAEINFKKAVQLDPKFRSALFNLALMLVNDVNRPLEAVPYLEQLLTHYPDHTKGLILMGDLNVNHLKNLDAAEQNFRTILQHEPNNVQAHHNLCVVYVERGDLLRAERCLVDTLALEPSADYIRNHLNIVRSRIHQIRQRQQQKQQQQASPPIHQEIPQRTSDFDSQEQPQNPPQSQR